A portion of the Pithys albifrons albifrons isolate INPA30051 chromosome 1, PitAlb_v1, whole genome shotgun sequence genome contains these proteins:
- the RS1 gene encoding retinoschisin, with the protein MQFKMGSVLLSLLFWYKAAMALSPGEDERLELWHSKACKCDCQGGPNSVWSSGTNSLECMPECPYHKPLGFESGAVTSDQISCSNPEQYTGWYSSWTANKARLNGQGFGCAWLSKYQDNAQWLQIDLKEVKVISGILTQGRCDADEWMTKYSMQYRTDENLNWVYYKDQTGNNRVFYGNSDRSSSVQNLLRPPIVARYIRLIPLGWHVRIAIRMELLECLGKCG; encoded by the exons atgcAGTTCAAGATGGGAAGCGTCCTGCTGTCTCTTCTTTTCTGGTACAAAG CTGCAATGGCCCTCTCGCCAGGAGAG GATGAGAGATTGGAGCTGTGGCACAGCAAGGCTTGCAAATGCGATTGCCAAGGAGGACCTAACTCAGTGTGGTCCAGTGGAACTAACAGCTTGGAGTGCATGCCAG AGTGTCCCTACCACAAGCCCCTGGGTTTCGAGTCTGGCGCTGTCACCTCGGACCAGATAAGCTGCTCCAACCCTGAGCAGTACACGGGCTGGTACTCCTCCTGGACAGCCAACAAGGCCCGACTCAATGGCCAAGGCTTTGG GTGTGCGTGGCTCTCCAAGTACCAGGACAACGCACAGTGGCTGCAGATCGACCTGAAGGAGGTGAAGGTGATTTCGGGGATCCTCACGCAAGGGCGCTGCGACGCTGATGAGTGGATGACCAAGTACAGCATGCAGTACCGCACCGACGAAAACCTCAACTGGGTTTACTACAAGGACCAAACTGGCAACAACCGG GTTTTCTATGGCAACTCTGACCGCTCGTCCTCAGTGCAGAACCTGCTGCGGCCGCCCATCGTGGCGCGGTACATCCGCCTCATCCCGCTGGGCTGGCACGTGCGCATCGCCATCcgcatggagctcctggagtgcCTGGGCAAGTGTGGCTGA